From one Flavobacterium kingsejongi genomic stretch:
- a CDS encoding RES family NAD+ phosphorylase, protein MKVYRIEREKYLKTTLQGIGAALTEGYRWNSLNTYLVYTAESRALATLEVSVHLDLSEDLPTDRHYVEIEIPDEVEITELSIDDMPEGWDSRPPLLETQYIGDDFVQQNNGAVLKVPSCIVPPEYNYLINPQHPDAKKIKVISTAKLVFDNRIKPAKI, encoded by the coding sequence ATGAAAGTATATCGAATCGAAAGAGAAAAATACCTTAAAACAACCCTCCAGGGAATTGGTGCTGCTTTAACCGAAGGCTATCGATGGAATAGTTTAAATACCTATTTGGTTTACACAGCAGAATCAAGGGCACTGGCCACGCTCGAAGTATCAGTTCATTTGGATTTAAGCGAGGATCTGCCCACAGACCGGCATTATGTTGAGATCGAAATACCCGATGAGGTTGAAATAACAGAATTATCCATTGACGACATGCCCGAAGGATGGGATTCCAGGCCACCACTACTGGAAACACAATACATAGGAGATGACTTTGTACAACAAAACAATGGAGCAGTGCTAAAAGTTCCCAGTTGTATCGTTCCTCCCGAATATAATTACTTAATAAATCCACAGCATCCCGATGCTAAAAAAATCAAAGTTATTTCCACTGCAAAACTGGTCTTTGATAATCGAATCAAGCCGGCAAAAATATAG
- a CDS encoding SWIM zinc finger family protein: protein MTDLQYDYQSVSTHTKTNGIHNLVLAHQTEIETVNSIPCFFWGTLTEPYTTAKCWATLAKVVRSSFGPVPPSLRDPIVSAGAERMRFEGFSSCNGVYVRLDMKPEAIDGEFIASGTTNVDFNDPLLNALNAIQKGEKVTLAVGQQEVQVITAKTSASEKKVTLPTRWIKGLTSVQLYLADMDLKLEVSRLQAIQLFQSLPKGTIKGDFFITKRAGKCMFSTLATPDSVRIGGVQRLRLLEGILPIVEKISIYESSDKQTCALVCDFPKMQLLMAFSPDAYRGFSGEGKALENMTQSLPEEWIFGLNKLLKSNEAFDPTMLAIENDIDFGTMDHLTSSLSSIGLLGYDLTERNHFYRQLPFKTERILSLNPRLKNAKKLIDNKDIQIVANTNGHVEAIVKGSGVFHKVTIDAKSQRCTCDWFTAYQGKRGICKHILAVKMIA, encoded by the coding sequence ATGACGGATTTACAATACGATTATCAAAGCGTTTCTACCCATACCAAAACAAACGGCATTCATAATTTGGTGTTGGCTCATCAAACGGAAATTGAAACTGTAAATAGTATACCCTGCTTTTTCTGGGGTACACTCACGGAGCCTTACACTACTGCAAAATGCTGGGCTACCCTTGCGAAAGTCGTGCGCTCCAGCTTTGGTCCCGTACCGCCCAGTTTGCGGGATCCAATTGTCTCTGCAGGTGCCGAACGCATGCGGTTTGAAGGCTTCTCTTCCTGCAATGGTGTCTATGTAAGACTCGACATGAAACCCGAAGCCATTGATGGTGAATTCATCGCCAGTGGCACCACTAATGTAGATTTCAATGATCCGCTGCTGAATGCACTGAATGCGATACAAAAAGGAGAGAAAGTAACATTGGCTGTAGGGCAACAGGAAGTACAGGTGATTACAGCCAAAACCAGTGCATCAGAAAAAAAAGTAACACTCCCTACACGATGGATAAAAGGGCTTACCAGTGTGCAGCTTTACCTGGCCGATATGGACCTCAAGTTAGAAGTAAGCAGGTTACAGGCCATACAATTGTTCCAAAGTTTGCCCAAAGGCACTATAAAAGGGGATTTCTTCATCACCAAAAGAGCCGGAAAATGTATGTTTTCCACACTGGCTACACCAGACAGTGTGAGAATTGGCGGAGTACAGCGGTTGCGGTTGCTCGAAGGCATTTTGCCTATTGTAGAAAAAATATCGATTTATGAATCTTCCGACAAACAGACCTGTGCGTTAGTGTGTGATTTTCCTAAGATGCAATTACTGATGGCATTCTCTCCCGACGCCTACAGAGGGTTTTCCGGTGAAGGCAAAGCCTTGGAAAACATGACCCAAAGCCTGCCCGAAGAATGGATCTTCGGCCTGAACAAGCTATTAAAATCCAATGAGGCATTTGATCCTACTATGCTGGCTATCGAAAATGATATTGACTTTGGCACCATGGATCACCTAACATCAAGTTTATCGTCCATCGGGCTTCTGGGCTATGACCTAACCGAAAGAAATCATTTCTACCGACAGTTACCCTTTAAAACAGAACGCATCCTGAGTTTAAATCCAAGGCTCAAAAACGCAAAAAAACTAATCGATAATAAAGACATCCAGATCGTGGCCAATACCAACGGCCATGTGGAAGCCATTGTAAAAGGTTCCGGGGTTTTCCACAAAGTAACTATCGATGCCAAAAGCCAACGCTGTACCTGTGACTGGTTTACGGCCTATCAGGGGAAAAGGGGAATTTGCAAACACATCCTGGCGGTCAAAATGATAGCCTAA
- the parS gene encoding antitoxin Xre/MbcA/ParS toxin-binding domain-containing protein, with the protein MKTDDKKIKFDPKKSIERALLVKKTYPKWRLAAEGKEYVWESKMDKIGIIREGVPYGTLEVIGNRINLPVKKMLHIFDLPQTTYNKKKKEKSLLNGRDSEIVLLLTELIDFGIDVFNNEQDKFQRWLKKTNVALGDNTPESLLDSITGIQEVRNCLNRLEFGNLA; encoded by the coding sequence ATGAAAACTGATGATAAAAAAATAAAATTCGACCCTAAAAAAAGCATTGAACGTGCACTCTTAGTAAAGAAAACGTATCCTAAATGGCGACTCGCTGCAGAGGGTAAAGAATATGTATGGGAATCAAAAATGGACAAAATAGGCATCATTAGAGAAGGTGTTCCTTATGGTACCCTTGAAGTAATTGGCAACAGGATCAATCTTCCCGTCAAAAAAATGCTGCACATTTTTGATCTGCCACAGACTACCTATAATAAAAAAAAGAAAGAAAAATCATTGCTTAACGGTAGGGACAGTGAGATCGTTTTGCTTTTAACCGAACTCATCGATTTTGGGATTGACGTTTTCAATAATGAACAGGACAAGTTTCAACGGTGGTTAAAAAAGACCAATGTCGCTTTAGGCGATAATACCCCGGAAAGCCTGTTGGATTCTATCACAGGGATACAGGAAGTGAGAAATTGTCTGAACAGGCTTGAATTTGGAAACCTGGCCTAA
- a CDS encoding alpha/beta hydrolase yields MKQNLLCVMVIALFALPLHAQKKYKKKVHKTIEKTTTQPLSIGIIDAVQSKELAETRILNIYLPDGYSNTSDMKYPVIYLLDGSVNEDFLHIAGLIQFQSMIQAMPNSIVVGIANVDRKRDFTYPTSIRADKVSMPSSGNSDKFIAFVEKELEPYIEKKYKTNGTKTLIGQSLGGLLATEILLKKPALFNNYIIISPSLWWDDESLLNQAPELLKNLPETPTTVFLAVGTEGKQMEKDAAQLSKTLKKADPKKLTVYWTPMPEENHLTILHNSVYKALPLVNPRKK; encoded by the coding sequence ATGAAACAAAATCTACTATGTGTAATGGTAATTGCGCTCTTCGCCTTGCCGCTACACGCCCAGAAAAAGTACAAGAAGAAAGTCCATAAAACAATAGAAAAGACAACCACACAGCCGTTGTCTATCGGTATTATTGATGCGGTACAATCTAAGGAATTAGCCGAAACACGGATCCTGAATATTTACCTCCCGGACGGTTATTCCAACACTTCCGATATGAAATATCCTGTGATCTATCTTCTGGATGGCAGCGTGAATGAAGACTTCCTCCATATCGCCGGATTAATCCAATTTCAATCCATGATCCAGGCCATGCCCAATTCTATTGTAGTAGGTATCGCAAATGTTGACCGAAAAAGGGATTTCACTTATCCTACTTCCATACGTGCCGATAAAGTTAGTATGCCTTCCAGTGGTAATTCCGATAAATTTATTGCCTTTGTCGAAAAAGAATTAGAACCTTACATTGAAAAAAAATACAAAACCAATGGAACCAAAACCCTGATCGGGCAATCATTGGGAGGTTTGCTTGCAACAGAGATATTGCTGAAAAAACCAGCTTTATTCAATAACTACATTATTATCAGTCCAAGTTTATGGTGGGATGACGAATCCCTGCTAAATCAGGCTCCGGAATTGCTAAAAAATCTTCCTGAGACTCCAACTACCGTTTTTCTTGCCGTAGGAACCGAAGGCAAACAAATGGAAAAAGATGCTGCACAATTGTCGAAAACACTGAAAAAAGCAGATCCTAAAAAACTAACCGTCTACTGGACACCAATGCCGGAGGAAAACCACCTGACGATACTTCACAATAGTGTTTATAAAGCACTGCCATTGGTAAACCCAAGAAAAAAATAG
- a CDS encoding cytochrome b/b6 domain-containing protein: MKTNKFNLANRLIHWALALTFLFILLTVFLRTGWMNKGSMGNIIQENLSQSGITISKEDAAKIGKEVRRPMWQYHVIAGYVLIGLYVIRIAITIRQGVGFANPFAPDSSTKEKFKSWIYILFYGLVCVSLFTGFMVVNGPKTLKDAMETVHVQSLYYAITFIVLHIGGVLIAEMTSEKGIVSNMISGSKK; encoded by the coding sequence ATGAAAACGAATAAATTTAATCTTGCCAACCGCCTGATTCACTGGGCGCTTGCTCTTACCTTCCTTTTTATACTCCTCACCGTATTCCTTCGGACAGGCTGGATGAATAAAGGAAGTATGGGCAATATTATCCAGGAGAACCTCAGCCAGTCCGGGATTACCATCAGTAAAGAAGACGCAGCTAAAATTGGTAAAGAAGTACGGCGCCCCATGTGGCAGTACCATGTAATAGCCGGTTATGTCCTTATCGGACTTTATGTTATCCGGATTGCTATCACAATCAGGCAGGGAGTGGGATTTGCCAATCCTTTTGCACCCGATAGCAGCACCAAAGAAAAATTCAAATCCTGGATTTATATCCTGTTTTATGGTTTGGTATGCGTTTCCCTGTTTACCGGATTTATGGTGGTTAATGGGCCTAAAACACTTAAAGATGCCATGGAAACCGTACATGTCCAATCGTTATATTATGCCATCACCTTTATCGTCCTTCATATCGGTGGCGTCCTGATTGCCGAAATGACCTCCGAAAAAGGAATCGTTTCCAACATGATCAGCGGGAGTAAAAAATAA
- a CDS encoding cation diffusion facilitator family transporter, which yields MEVTNLKSDTSKKALKSTLIGIIVSAILAVIKGLGGIYGNSYALIADAIESTADIVTSALLWVGLKWSAKPADEEHPYGHGKAEALVALGIALALCIAAFVIARESIENINTPHKTPKAFTLIILVLVILTKEVLFRYVIKTGTEINSEVVKADAFHHRSDAITSAAAFIGITIGLIGGPGYEVADDWAALLASGIIIINAYKICRPAIGELLDEQLDPELGNTLKKLANEVDGVVNVEKCMTRKMGIMSHADLHIRVGKDLTVAEGHTIAHEVKNHIQEKLPQFSDVMIHVEPA from the coding sequence ATGGAAGTTACAAACCTCAAATCAGACACCTCAAAAAAGGCGTTAAAATCAACGCTTATCGGCATTATCGTCAGTGCCATCTTAGCCGTAATAAAAGGACTTGGAGGAATATATGGCAATTCCTATGCATTGATTGCAGATGCCATCGAATCCACAGCAGATATTGTTACGTCAGCCCTGTTATGGGTCGGCTTAAAATGGTCTGCCAAACCCGCAGATGAGGAACATCCGTATGGACACGGAAAAGCAGAAGCACTGGTTGCACTCGGAATTGCACTTGCGTTATGCATTGCGGCTTTCGTGATAGCCCGGGAGAGCATCGAAAATATCAATACCCCGCACAAAACACCAAAAGCCTTTACATTAATTATTTTAGTGCTGGTCATTCTTACCAAAGAAGTACTATTCCGGTATGTGATTAAAACAGGAACTGAAATCAATAGTGAAGTGGTCAAAGCAGATGCATTCCACCACCGTAGTGATGCGATCACCTCTGCCGCAGCCTTTATCGGAATTACAATCGGGCTCATCGGTGGTCCGGGCTATGAAGTTGCCGATGACTGGGCAGCCTTGCTCGCATCAGGGATTATTATTATCAATGCTTATAAAATCTGCCGCCCTGCAATTGGAGAACTCCTGGATGAACAGCTGGATCCCGAACTTGGCAATACCTTGAAAAAATTAGCCAATGAAGTTGATGGCGTCGTTAATGTGGAGAAATGCATGACTCGAAAAATGGGAATCATGAGCCATGCCGACCTGCACATCCGGGTAGGCAAAGACCTCACCGTTGCCGAAGGGCACACTATTGCCCATGAAGTCAAAAACCACATACAGGAAAAACTGCCACAGTTCTCCGATGTAATGATCCATGTAGAACCCGCATAA
- a CDS encoding Na+/H+ antiporter produces MENYSIVIFIMVIMIALTAIADKIKLPYPILLITAGIAIGFIPTMPVIELSPEVVFLLFLPPLLYDAAFNISFQDFKTHGNTIGTLSIGLVFLTTTGIAVTAHSLIPDMNWPGAFVLGAILSATDAVAAIGITKGLGLSHKTTTILEGESLVNDASALVAYRFAVAAVTGASFVFWKASLEFLFLMGGGFLIGMLMGKLLTSLLQLVHRDRMVTISFIIVIPFVTYLIAEEFGVSGVIAVVVLGLGMSRISRNVFPENLKEQSRTIWDIIVFLLNGLIFILIGLEFPYVLKNIDKTQVLPYIGYALIITIVALGLRLARVFLQKINLQRAFQSQKRKVSEEALLDFSNSLIISWAGMRGIVSLALAIGLPTTLSDGTPFPFRNEIIFISVVVVLFTLLGQGLTLPWIVKKLKK; encoded by the coding sequence ATGGAAAATTACAGCATCGTCATATTCATTATGGTCATAATGATTGCCCTTACGGCCATAGCCGATAAAATCAAACTGCCCTATCCTATTTTATTAATCACTGCCGGAATTGCAATTGGGTTTATTCCTACCATGCCCGTAATTGAACTGAGCCCGGAAGTTGTTTTCCTGCTCTTTTTGCCCCCATTGCTCTATGATGCGGCTTTTAATATTTCGTTCCAGGATTTCAAAACCCATGGCAATACCATCGGAACATTGTCTATTGGTTTGGTTTTCCTGACCACTACCGGCATCGCTGTTACCGCTCATTCCCTAATTCCGGATATGAACTGGCCCGGGGCTTTTGTGCTCGGGGCCATCCTTTCGGCCACAGATGCCGTAGCCGCCATTGGTATCACCAAAGGATTGGGGCTATCCCATAAAACCACAACGATACTGGAGGGCGAAAGCCTGGTCAACGATGCCTCTGCCTTAGTAGCCTACCGTTTTGCCGTAGCTGCAGTAACCGGAGCCTCATTTGTTTTCTGGAAAGCTTCTTTGGAATTCTTATTCCTTATGGGGGGTGGTTTCCTGATTGGGATGCTCATGGGTAAACTCCTCACAAGCCTGCTCCAACTGGTTCACCGGGACAGGATGGTGACCATTAGTTTTATTATCGTAATCCCGTTTGTGACGTACCTGATTGCGGAAGAATTTGGTGTTTCGGGCGTCATTGCTGTTGTTGTTTTAGGCTTGGGAATGTCCCGCATCAGCCGCAATGTATTCCCGGAAAACCTAAAAGAGCAGTCCAGGACCATTTGGGATATTATCGTTTTCCTGCTCAATGGCTTAATTTTTATCCTGATTGGACTCGAGTTTCCCTATGTATTGAAAAACATCGACAAAACCCAGGTGCTGCCTTATATCGGTTATGCACTTATCATTACTATTGTAGCCTTAGGATTACGGCTGGCGAGGGTATTTTTGCAAAAGATTAATTTACAACGCGCCTTTCAATCCCAAAAACGAAAAGTCTCCGAAGAAGCGTTATTGGATTTTTCCAACAGCCTTATCATCAGCTGGGCCGGAATGCGAGGCATTGTATCCCTCGCCCTGGCCATCGGTTTACCCACCACCTTATCCGATGGGACACCCTTCCCTTTCCGGAATGAGATTATTTTTATTTCGGTGGTAGTCGTGCTTTTTACATTGCTGGGACAAGGGCTCACCTTACCCTGGATCGTAAAGAAATTGAAGAAATAA
- a CDS encoding DUF6493 family protein encodes MKKHLKYIDGNSDKFWQIEAHESEYTVTYGKNGTNGTVQTKQFSDAAECLKMAEKLVAEKLKKGYSENGEVQGTEKVKSAVKSVTKSGDKSNTTEMLAAYDAIIKSKKIAALLPFLMENAKGNLEILKKQVRKNKRFWMTYMDLTAEKQYLTSKTSNWDTRGDEKHTNIITLSAIALFNKSEIMSWDEVFDLLNEPEAPHTLALLQWSKPDWIQDYLLSKSKKQDWRSFNYFSLRFLEDHGLIAYNPELFCLHLADFNEWTSGIKTRDFIKAIENDPRAYQRDIPELFHYETSLQNNNFREEERQSYNEFSTWDIIFTNLLAAGKLDRSHFIEQSILLQTKEWNNNLKSFFRKRLTALNPTSEELIPFQESIFACLHHPYAPVTSYAIELVKKIYESPQFTTGSFLEWLEPLLLRSDCKAAIKSIIPLLEKIHQLNPAYNTTITAVLANAYVIPDLSLQEKVTKSLLKIASKKDTDLSVKLSEYSPLMQGNIKSALTDFLTAESTPKPEFETAVYRYAPVKEELLTQPVKLPKDWNDIVYLFGSFIASHEVLDAELLMNAYTTQRHLFPSDYSEQLQPYAKQLQNSYFDSAHKYSFEAFLTQKIADINAVFHKKNASHYKSVTLAIVNRRLAQIEEKIKQGSVLPLLSFPTHEPYWITPKVLMERLISYQDQQEKIDSVDFSIAISRMPRENTAEALPLLDRLESGIKELMSFCLGNTKEISQNTDLFSNILKTTPGINREDEIMSLWAVAAQTYYPEETFTEFEQTALKGLPFVEKPFVPKIHFKERWNEYKEYSTNKTVRTPSWYELKAEMPSYEKTPPNLIYSIDAYRREASPWHHMLETEGNVYFWHSLMPQNDSALSCLLLQSSCVIADDGTKKDLKGFLHCVNSPGFVLTETPMIVFACCFLVEKKEIRLLASEILMNRIEKQSILLELFAEKISLLASHKYGVFLRLADGLSSLKDISGLHNAALLIIYDHFFKNLDITDKLPVNFKKMVEHYIDVCYKTKAEPSQHAIAFFEKWKTNTALKPLLKQILK; translated from the coding sequence ATGAAAAAACACTTAAAATATATTGACGGAAATTCCGATAAATTTTGGCAGATTGAAGCACACGAATCAGAGTACACGGTTACTTATGGTAAAAACGGAACCAATGGAACCGTACAGACAAAGCAATTTTCAGATGCTGCGGAATGCCTGAAAATGGCCGAAAAACTTGTAGCTGAAAAACTAAAAAAAGGCTATTCGGAAAACGGTGAAGTACAAGGTACCGAAAAAGTGAAATCCGCTGTGAAATCGGTGACAAAATCTGGTGATAAATCCAATACAACCGAAATGCTCGCGGCATATGATGCTATCATAAAATCCAAAAAAATAGCAGCACTATTACCATTCCTGATGGAAAATGCAAAGGGAAACCTGGAGATCTTAAAAAAGCAGGTGCGGAAAAACAAACGCTTCTGGATGACCTACATGGATTTAACGGCCGAAAAGCAATACCTCACCTCCAAAACCAGCAACTGGGATACCCGCGGTGATGAAAAACATACCAATATTATTACGCTCAGTGCGATTGCGCTGTTTAATAAATCGGAAATCATGTCCTGGGATGAAGTTTTTGACCTTTTGAACGAGCCCGAAGCACCACATACCCTGGCGTTGCTACAATGGTCGAAACCAGACTGGATCCAGGACTATTTACTATCAAAAAGCAAAAAACAGGATTGGCGTTCCTTCAATTACTTTTCCCTACGCTTTTTGGAAGATCATGGGCTGATTGCCTATAATCCGGAATTATTTTGCCTGCATTTAGCCGATTTCAATGAATGGACTTCGGGTATAAAAACCAGGGATTTTATTAAGGCAATAGAAAATGATCCTCGCGCATATCAAAGAGACATCCCCGAATTATTTCATTACGAAACCAGCCTACAGAATAATAATTTCCGGGAAGAAGAACGCCAGTCTTATAATGAATTCAGCACCTGGGATATTATTTTTACCAATCTGTTAGCTGCCGGAAAACTGGATCGCAGCCACTTTATAGAGCAGTCTATATTGCTACAAACCAAAGAATGGAATAACAACCTGAAATCCTTTTTCCGAAAAAGACTGACAGCATTGAACCCAACGTCGGAAGAACTTATTCCGTTTCAGGAAAGTATATTTGCCTGTTTGCACCATCCCTATGCTCCAGTGACGAGTTATGCCATAGAACTGGTTAAAAAAATATATGAAAGCCCGCAATTTACTACCGGATCCTTTTTAGAATGGCTCGAACCTTTACTGTTGCGAAGTGATTGTAAAGCAGCCATCAAGAGCATCATTCCGTTATTGGAAAAAATACATCAATTAAATCCAGCCTACAATACGACAATTACTGCCGTCCTGGCCAATGCCTATGTCATCCCGGATTTAAGCCTGCAGGAAAAAGTGACAAAGAGCCTCCTGAAAATAGCCTCGAAAAAAGATACTGACCTCAGCGTTAAACTATCAGAATATAGCCCATTGATGCAGGGAAATATCAAATCGGCACTCACCGACTTTTTAACCGCAGAAAGCACTCCAAAACCTGAATTTGAAACCGCCGTTTACCGTTATGCTCCTGTAAAAGAGGAACTGCTTACCCAGCCTGTGAAACTGCCAAAAGACTGGAATGATATCGTATATCTTTTCGGTAGTTTTATTGCTTCTCATGAGGTGCTCGATGCCGAACTGCTGATGAATGCCTATACCACGCAACGGCATTTATTCCCATCCGACTATTCGGAACAGTTGCAACCCTATGCGAAACAACTTCAAAATAGTTACTTTGACAGTGCTCACAAATATTCTTTTGAAGCCTTTTTGACGCAAAAAATAGCCGACATCAATGCTGTATTCCATAAAAAAAATGCCAGCCATTACAAATCGGTGACTTTAGCTATTGTCAATCGGAGGCTGGCCCAGATCGAGGAAAAAATAAAACAGGGATCGGTACTGCCATTACTTTCATTCCCCACCCATGAACCCTACTGGATTACTCCTAAAGTTTTAATGGAACGACTGATCTCCTATCAGGATCAACAGGAAAAAATAGACTCCGTGGATTTTAGTATTGCAATTAGTAGGATGCCACGCGAAAATACAGCCGAAGCACTTCCGCTACTGGATCGATTAGAGAGTGGAATTAAAGAACTGATGAGCTTTTGTCTGGGTAACACAAAAGAGATCTCCCAGAATACCGATTTATTTTCGAATATTCTAAAAACAACGCCGGGGATCAATCGGGAAGACGAAATCATGAGCCTGTGGGCAGTAGCTGCACAGACATATTATCCGGAAGAAACCTTTACGGAATTTGAACAAACCGCATTAAAAGGCCTTCCTTTTGTAGAAAAGCCTTTCGTTCCCAAAATCCATTTCAAAGAGCGGTGGAATGAATACAAGGAATATTCAACCAATAAAACTGTCAGGACACCGTCCTGGTATGAACTGAAGGCGGAAATGCCCTCTTATGAAAAAACACCCCCGAACCTGATTTACAGTATCGATGCCTATCGTCGTGAGGCTTCACCCTGGCATCATATGCTCGAGACCGAAGGCAATGTTTATTTTTGGCACAGCCTGATGCCGCAAAATGATAGCGCATTATCCTGCCTACTCTTGCAGTCCTCTTGCGTAATTGCCGATGATGGAACCAAAAAAGACTTAAAAGGATTCCTTCATTGTGTCAACAGTCCCGGATTTGTACTGACTGAAACACCTATGATAGTATTTGCTTGTTGTTTTTTGGTAGAGAAAAAAGAAATCAGGCTCTTAGCATCCGAAATTTTAATGAACCGCATCGAAAAACAATCCATCCTACTGGAATTATTTGCTGAGAAAATAAGTCTATTGGCTTCCCATAAATATGGGGTGTTTCTACGATTGGCAGATGGACTGAGCAGCCTCAAAGATATTTCCGGACTGCATAACGCCGCACTCTTGATAATCTATGACCACTTTTTCAAAAACCTTGATATCACCGATAAGCTTCCGGTTAATTTCAAAAAAATGGTAGAGCATTATATCGATGTCTGTTACAAAACTAAGGCAGAACCCTCACAGCATGCCATCGCGTTTTTTGAGAAGTGGAAAACCAATACCGCACTAAAGCCATTGCTCAAACAAATTTTAAAATAA
- a CDS encoding AraC family transcriptional regulator produces the protein MKIIKPALELIVPSFGSSFYYSRYVENENIKTHVWHYHPEIELVFVNGGSGKRQIGSHISYYTDGDLILIGSNLPHCGFTDDRTGNTNETVIQMAPDFLGPDFLKLPETRNITALFERARGGIAFGAETKKNMGATIEAMAGLSPLERLLSMIHVLDALEQATDFKVLNAAGFSMETQVQDNDRINMVFNHVKDHFREPISLEEVAAMASMTVPSFCRYFKKMTKKTFTRFVNEYRIVHALKLLAEEPMGITDISYESGFNNFSHFNTSFKEFTGKSASQYRQELRSVMK, from the coding sequence ATGAAGATCATCAAGCCTGCTTTAGAACTTATTGTGCCTTCTTTTGGGAGTTCATTTTATTATTCCCGTTATGTGGAAAACGAGAATATCAAGACCCATGTATGGCATTACCATCCCGAAATTGAATTGGTATTTGTAAATGGTGGTTCCGGCAAGCGCCAGATAGGGAGCCATATTTCGTATTATACCGATGGCGACCTCATCCTGATTGGCAGTAACCTGCCACATTGTGGGTTTACGGATGACCGCACGGGAAATACAAATGAAACAGTAATCCAGATGGCCCCTGACTTTTTAGGACCTGATTTTCTAAAACTTCCCGAAACCCGGAATATTACAGCACTTTTTGAGCGTGCCCGTGGTGGTATTGCTTTTGGTGCCGAGACTAAAAAAAATATGGGTGCTACTATTGAAGCAATGGCAGGGCTATCGCCATTGGAACGTTTGCTTTCGATGATCCATGTATTGGATGCATTGGAGCAGGCTACCGACTTTAAGGTATTGAATGCTGCGGGTTTTTCGATGGAAACGCAGGTACAGGACAATGATCGTATCAATATGGTCTTTAACCATGTGAAAGATCATTTCCGGGAACCGATCAGCTTAGAAGAAGTGGCGGCAATGGCTAGTATGACTGTACCTTCTTTTTGCCGGTATTTTAAAAAGATGACCAAAAAGACCTTTACGCGTTTTGTGAATGAATACCGTATTGTGCATGCGCTGAAACTACTGGCCGAAGAACCGATGGGAATTACGGATATCAGCTATGAAAGCGGGTTTAACAATTTCAGTCACTTCAATACGTCATTCAAGGAATTTACCGGAAAAAGTGCCTCTCAATACCGACAGGAACTCCGTTCTGTCATGAAATAA
- a CDS encoding SDR family NAD(P)-dependent oxidoreductase — MACIETTVTEGIKRFGKIDALVNNPGYGAYSPLEVFERENIISKFNTNVIGLLDVTK; from the coding sequence ATGGCCTGTATTGAAACTACCGTTACAGAGGGAATTAAACGTTTCGGTAAAATCGATGCTTTGGTAAACAATCCGGGCTATGGTGCTTATAGCCCACTGGAAGTTTTTGAACGGGAAAATATTATCAGCAAATTTAATACGAATGTTATCGGTTTACTCGATGTAACGAAATAG